ATGTTTGATAATGAACCTCCAGCCATAAAAATAGCCCATCCAAAAGAATCATAGCTATCACCTGAGTATATAACTGCTTTTTCAGGATACCGCAAACGGTATTCTGATACTGCACGGTATACCTGTTCAAATGATGTTTTTTTAGGCCTTAATAAACGTGCGTGTTGGCGTGGGGCCAGATTTTGTCCACCTTCTGGTGCATAGGCTGTACCATCTGCCTGATAATGCCAGTAACGAATATCGATCAAATCAACTACAGCTGCTCTGTCTTTATCAGCCAGAATTGCATCCTGCACATCCTTAGTGGTACTTAAGCCAATTATAGGATGCTTACCAGTTTCTTTTTCCCATTCCTTGATGGTGTCGATCCAAAACTGTACAAAGTGCAAAGGCCCTGTAAATTCTGCTCCAATCAACTGGATCACGCCATTATTATCCTTAAAATTATCCAAACATTTACGGATATAAGCACGGTGTAATGCACGACGAGTTGAATTGGTCACATCGTAATACTGTTCGGCCATAAACACACGTTTGTCACCTGCATAAGGAACCGGTTCCGGAAAACCTGTACTATTGATGTTATTGGCAGTACGCCACGGATAATCTGCATAATGTGCTCCCGCCTCTATAATGTTGTGCTGAAAATAGTTTTGGTGGATCAATACCAGACCTTTTTGATCAGCAAGATCAGCAAACCGCTTAAGCCTCTCCCAATACCATAAGTTATATTTGGTAAGATCGTATTTACTTAAACCATCCCAGGCTTTATCTTGCCCGCTTCTGGCAAATGGCAATTCATAAAAAGGTGTCCATACCTCGCCGTCCATTCTTCTGATACGCTCATGATCATCACGACGGCGATCATACCACAAACCATAATTATGATCTAAAATCTTTACTGTTCCATTTTGCATGGAATCAGTGGTTTCGTCAAGGTCGTCCGTTAAGCCTTTTCCTGAACGTCCCGGAACAAAACGGGTAATGTGTGGCTTAGTACTTTTCAAGCCATAAGGCCTTGCACTTCCATTCCACCATTGTACATCCTGCCTATCCCCGGTTACTACCGTGTTACCACGTACCAACCAACCATTGTTCAGTAACATTGTTGCTGCCGAGGGAGATTGTACAGGCTTTTCAACGCCAATTTTGTCTATACTTTTAGCCGAACCGGCATCAGTATTAATTTTTTGTCTTTGCGCCGCCTGATCTATATATTCTATAAGCGTCATTGCCGGTTTAACTGACAATTTTGTCAATTTCATTGCTACGTCTACTGGAGGACTACTCGAAGCATCTGTCTCGACAGGCATAACAAAGGCGCGCGCATCTACTTGCGAACCTAATCTGTCCTTTAATTGTGCATAATATAAACTACGTGGCTGGATCTGCTCGTTAGACATATCCCAATATCCATCTCCTGCAAACTGTGCCCAGGTACCAAAAGCCCAGTTTTGGGCTGTCGGTGGCTGATAGCAATCTACCCTTGCCGCTGTGCACTGCCAAAAAACACTATTTGCCGCAGCCCAACCCGCACCTTGTCCATCCTGACCGCGGTTCATAAAACTCAATGCTTGTCCGTCAATATTGACCACATCAAACAAGACTCCTGATGCCCAACTGTCAATTGCTCCACTAAAGCTAAATGGCAAATATGCTTGACACTGAACAAAAGCGTTGGGCCCCGGAGCGCAATAACCTACACCGAAATCATGATAACCATATTCCGAATATAACCTTTGAAATAACGTTTGTCCGCCGGTAGTTAAAAAGGTATATCTACGTTCACCTCCTATTTCCGAAACAGGAACAAAGGATTTACAATCTTCGACTGTTATTCTTTTAGCCGTTTCCTGTACAGTAACTACCGAACCTGCGAAATGCTCAAATGTTACCTGACGAACCCATCCATCTTCAATATTTTCCAGTGAAATCCCTGTCCAACGGTGATATTCATCCTTAGAATTTTTAGCATCAAAGGCAGATTGGAGCCTCATATTTTCTGCGCCAGAACAGGAAATCCTACCCGTCCATGTATATTTTGATACTGTAGCCTCACCATACGATACATCAAGTGCTGTAGTTAAGGGGGCATCAAGTGTAAGTTCGTTGCCATTTACCACAACAACTTTTCTATCCCAATAAATATCACGCTGACCTGGTTTCCATCCTAATGAGGTAATTCCTCCTCCAAAATGATCTGTACCAATGGCATCTATCCAATTCTTTGTGGATGCGCGTTGTACAATCACTCTATCTCCTGATTTAAATGCGGCTCCATTACCAACTGTAATTTTCATGGCATTTACCGGAACATATTTATCGGTAATGGTTACCGCTTTTTCTTTAACAAGATTACTCTGACCTGCTATGCGTAACACACCTAGTCTATCTAACCCGGTTGCATACAATATAGTTCCGTTTTTATCCATTCCACTACCTCGAAGCACTACACCCGATGCATTGATCTTTAAGGTACCTGCAATTTCATATTTTCCCTTCTCCAGTAATACTGCTCCTCTTAAACCATCCTGACCTAAAGGTAAAGTGGCCACGTAGTTTAAAGCCGATTGGATCCTTAAAGTCGCATCACCAGCTTTTGCAGGAACAGTAACTTTAACCACCGCATCAGGAATAGCCTGTTCGCCGGCCATATATCCACAGTAAGAAAAATCGGGAATACGGTTGCCTTTTTCATCAGGGGTATAATTCAATTTGCCATCCTTACCTTTAAATACGGGTTTAGCCGGCTCTTCAACTTTTACTTTTTGCGCAGCGGCAGATAAGCCCAAAAACAGGCTCAATGTAAACCAGCATAACCGACTATAGGATTTTGTACTAATGTATTTCACAATAAGCTGTTTTTACAAGTTGCAGTTTGATCTACATTAGAACCCCTTCTATACAACCTGGATTTATATTTGTATTACAAAATTAGAAGATAACGCCTGCTCATTTTATAGCATTTTCCCTATATATTATATGATCTTGCCAAATCTGTTCAGGCACTTTAATCTCTTATGGTTTTACATTTTTAACATCAACCAAACTGTTCAGGTAATTTTCAATGTTCGTATAACCGTTTTTGAATTTATATTTCACCGCATCTGATGGATCATTAGGATTTAAACCATTTTTAATTTCCCATGCATCTGGCATTCCGTCATTATCCGAATCTTTATATGGAGTCCCCTTGTATACTGGATAACCGCCTACCTGACTAATGTCTGAAATAATCCCTTTCTTATAAGAATCATCCGGTAATCTTCTTTTGATAAACTGCCCTCCAACTCCCGGCTTTGCCTGATCACTGTATTTAACCACACCTGTTCTTACCTGCTCTACAACACGAATATCCACAGGATCACGCTTTGGTAATGTTGCACCTGCATTGTTCAAAACATAAGTATAGGCATCTTTTGCACTGATTGTAGTTACATGTGCCATTGGCAAAGGTTTATCTGTACGGATAGAGTCCAGCAATTTTTGATTATTTGTTGCATCTGCCGGCTGTATGCCACCTGCCCAATTGTCTTTCGTTACTTTTTCATTTCCTTCTACTATATTTCCGACAACATAAGCTCTTCCAAATAGATGCGCATACCTTTTATCACGTCCAGATTCCGGCTTTAAGATCCTATAGGAAATTGGCTGACCTGCAGGAGTAACTGGTCCTGGTTTATAATAATTATTGATAAAACTAAAAAACGAATTGTTGTCACCTCCATCAGCACTTCTGTTCCACCAGTTAAAAATAACATTATTTACAAAACCGAAGTCGCCATACATACCTACTGAAGGACTTCTGCTGATATTCGATGCCCATAAATTTCTCATAAATGTGCTGTTTAAACCACCAATCGTACTTCCAAAAGAATGGTTATAAGTATCTAATGCTTCAGAGAATATTGAGTTTTGTATGGTCACATTTACCGTTGGTAGTTTTTCAGGTTTAGCTCCCTCTGTCTTATAAACATGTCTGTAAATAGACATATTTTCATCTAGTCCCCAGCTGGCTGACACATGGTCGATCATAATGTTACCTATTGGATTTCCTCCCAAGGCATCATCTCTACGGGTTACATCTGTAGCGCCGCGACGGAAACGCATATAACGAATTACGACGTCATGCGTATCTATCCACACAGACTCTCCTGCTATACATATCCCATCACCCGGAGCCGATTGTCCGGCAATAGTAACATATGGCGCACGAATACTAACCGGGCTTTTTAATTTTATAATTCCGGCAACGTTAAAGACGATTATACGGGCACCTCCCTCTTCGCAGGCGGCACGAAATGATCCTGGTCCGCTATCTGACAGATTTGTGACCACAATCACCCTACCTCCACGACCACCATAAGTAAACGCGCCACCACCTTCAGCTCCTGGAAAAGCGGGAATATTAGCCTGCAAAAGATCTGAAGGTTTTGATGCATTTGGAACATAAGGTTTGCCATTTTTGGCTTCTTGCTGAACAATCTTAAAGGCTTTTTCCCATGCCAGATCAGATAATTTATCGTTTTTTGCCTGAACAGCATCTGACGAGTCCTGCATTGCATGTGGAATGGTTGGATATTGTGCCACTGCATGTTGAGTACCTAATAGAGCGCCAAAAAGCAGTATGTTATTGAGTTTCATATTTTATGAAGTGATTTATTGAAAGCTAAGTGAAAAAGTATGATCGAAGTGATCATACCTTTTCACTTAGCTTATATTAAAGATGATTAATAACCGTTTGTTCCAAACTCAGCTGAGTTGGTAATTGCATCTAACAATGATTGCGGAATAGGGCGGACTTTATTTTTATTGTCATTAAAATTTACCCCAACAACAGGATTTGTTGCTTGCAAATAAGCCTTGGTCAAATTTCCTGTGCGTTTCAAGTCATACCAACGCCAGTGCTCACCTGTCAACTCCCTTCCTCTTTCTTTTAAAATATAATTCACAGTCATATCTGAAGGCAGTACAACCATAGCTGTTTCACGTGTAGTCAATGCAGCTCTTTTTCTAATTACATTTACATATTGTGCTGCTTTATTCTGGTCATTATTGTATAATAAAGCGGCTTCTGCAGCAACCAGATAAATATCACCTAAGCGAATGATAGGAATATCGCCCATCCAGTACTGATTGGAATAATCATACATTTTGCTAGAGAACTTTTTCATTGCAGGGAACATATTGGTCAGATCTACATCTGGTGCTTGTATGGATGAAGCAAGTTTATAATTACCTGTTGCAGCATCAAAAATATCACTTGGATCTGCTACCAGCATAGGCATCTTCTTTTTCGTTGCGGCATCGATTGTCCAGTTAGGTGTAAACACTGCTAATCCAGCATCATTGGCCATATTCTTTTCTTCTTCCAGCTGCTGTGCACCAAATAACCCAGTATACGCAGCTGTAGTTCCCAATATGGTTTTTCCAACTATAGAAGCGTCTTTTCCATAGGTTGTTGCCAATGACTGAATAATCACCTTATCAGTGTTTGCATAAAATTTATAAGTAAATGTTTGAGCAAAACGGGTATCAGGTGTAGTTTCACTAGGTTCAAAAATACTGGTTAGCAAATATTTACTTGGCTTAAAATATTTTGCATTTGAACGTCCATAAAGAATACTGGTCTCTCTGGCTCCCCACTCCGCGCCGCGGCCACCAAGATCCGGCAAATAGTACTGGCGGGTACGTCCTCTATTAAAGTTTTCAGGATTTAGTCCTGCTGTAGCATCAACTGCCTGTAAGAATAAAAATTCGGGATTATTTTTATTATTCGCACCATCCCACAATTTAGCGAAACCTGATTTCTGAGCGTCACTTAAATATAAAGAACACTTATATTTTGCAGGATTATTAATCAATTCTTCTGCAGTTTCAAGAGCCAATTTTGCATACTGATCTTTTTCACCAAGCCTTGTTCTTTGCAGATAAGCTTTGGCCAATAACGCATAGGCTGCTTTTCTGGTTACACGACCTCTTAACGTTTGATCAATGGGTAAGTTATCACATGCAAATTTAAGATCTGAAAAAATTAAATCATAAAACTCCTTTTCAGTGCTGCGCTTAGGTTCTGTATCTACACCACTAATTGCTGCAGATTTTGTTTGCAACACCACACCACCAAATTGCTCGACCAGATTAAAGTTGGCATAGGCCCTGATAAAATAGGCTTCAGCTATCTTGGCATTTAATTCCTGCTGAGTAGCATATCCCTTTACATCTTTGGCATAATAAATAGCAGTATTACAAAAGTTAATCATTGAATACAAACCATTCCAAATTACTTTTAATGTGCCACTAGCCGTTGTTAACGAGTTGTCATATAAGCAAAGGCCAATCTCACTAGTACCATAGTTGACCCAACTATCTGTACCCGCTTCTGTGGGGCCAATAAAATCAACTTTTCCGTGAAAAAAGTAAAGATCAGTATAGCAACCATTAATTAATCCTTCAAAGCCCGCTTTTTCTCCATAAGCAGTCTCTAAGGACACTGTACTTGGATTATATTCATCTAACTTGGTGCAAGACGACAATACTCCTGATGAGATAAATAATCCGGCAAACAAAATTCTATATATCGTTTTCATCTTCTTCAATTTTATTTTAATTAAAATGACATATTAATACCTAATACCAATTGTTTATACAATGGGAAAGAGTCTGAGCCTCCAGTTTCAGGATCTACATCTTTTAGCAAACTACTTTTTGCATAAATAAATGGATTATATGCTGTTCCATAAATTCTCATTCTTGAGATACCCAATTTGCTGCCAACATTTTTAGGAAGTGTATACCCTAATGTGACATTTTTAATTTTTACATACGAACCATCAACAATGGACAATGCTGACAAGTAGTTTGAGCTCATGGTTGATCCCGGCTGAGGAAAATCATTAGTTGGATTAGTTGGTGTCCAGTAATTATAGGATGCCGGCTGAGCAACAGCATTCCAATACCCTAAAATAGGAGCATTAATCGTCTGACCATACCTCATGTTTACAAAAACTGTTAAATCAAAGTTTTTGTAAACAAATGTATTCTGCAAGCCTAAGGTCCAATCTGGATTCCTATGGCCCAAAATCATTTTATCTTTTGCTGAATAAGTGTGTACTCCTTCATCAGAAACGCCATTAGCATCGTTTCTTGGAACCGTTGCCAGTTTGACATCTCCAGGTTTAGCACCATATTTTAAAGCCTCTGCTTCTTCACCCAATTGCCAAACACCAATTTTTTTGTAATCGTATGTTGTTTTTAATGGGTAACCAACAAACAAATTTTCAGAAATCAGTTGGTCTGCACTAACCGAATTTCCAAGATCAATACTTTTTAATTTTTCTTTTGCTTTTGTAAATGTTAATGCAGAACTCCACTGAAAATCTTTATTCACAATATTCCTGCTGTTTAATGTAAATTCTATGCCTTGGTTTTCTGTTTTAGCGATGTTTGAGACCTTGATATAAGAATT
This is a stretch of genomic DNA from Candidatus Pedobacter colombiensis. It encodes these proteins:
- a CDS encoding DUF6298 domain-containing protein codes for the protein MKYISTKSYSRLCWFTLSLFLGLSAAAQKVKVEEPAKPVFKGKDGKLNYTPDEKGNRIPDFSYCGYMAGEQAIPDAVVKVTVPAKAGDATLRIQSALNYVATLPLGQDGLRGAVLLEKGKYEIAGTLKINASGVVLRGSGMDKNGTILYATGLDRLGVLRIAGQSNLVKEKAVTITDKYVPVNAMKITVGNGAAFKSGDRVIVQRASTKNWIDAIGTDHFGGGITSLGWKPGQRDIYWDRKVVVVNGNELTLDAPLTTALDVSYGEATVSKYTWTGRISCSGAENMRLQSAFDAKNSKDEYHRWTGISLENIEDGWVRQVTFEHFAGSVVTVQETAKRITVEDCKSFVPVSEIGGERRYTFLTTGGQTLFQRLYSEYGYHDFGVGYCAPGPNAFVQCQAYLPFSFSGAIDSWASGVLFDVVNIDGQALSFMNRGQDGQGAGWAAANSVFWQCTAARVDCYQPPTAQNWAFGTWAQFAGDGYWDMSNEQIQPRSLYYAQLKDRLGSQVDARAFVMPVETDASSSPPVDVAMKLTKLSVKPAMTLIEYIDQAAQRQKINTDAGSAKSIDKIGVEKPVQSPSAATMLLNNGWLVRGNTVVTGDRQDVQWWNGSARPYGLKSTKPHITRFVPGRSGKGLTDDLDETTDSMQNGTVKILDHNYGLWYDRRRDDHERIRRMDGEVWTPFYELPFARSGQDKAWDGLSKYDLTKYNLWYWERLKRFADLADQKGLVLIHQNYFQHNIIEAGAHYADYPWRTANNINSTGFPEPVPYAGDKRVFMAEQYYDVTNSTRRALHRAYIRKCLDNFKDNNGVIQLIGAEFTGPLHFVQFWIDTIKEWEKETGKHPIIGLSTTKDVQDAILADKDRAAVVDLIDIRYWHYQADGTAYAPEGGQNLAPRQHARLLRPKKTSFEQVYRAVSEYRLRYPEKAVIYSGDSYDSFGWAIFMAGGSLSNIPGFNNALLSATAGMKPVALAGKPAGQYALINPGKAYVFYNSSAAPLKVDLSNTAGNYAVKRINTRNGVVMSEEKVKGGSVIELKKLSSGDEVVFVNKI
- a CDS encoding polysaccharide lyase yields the protein MKLNNILLFGALLGTQHAVAQYPTIPHAMQDSSDAVQAKNDKLSDLAWEKAFKIVQQEAKNGKPYVPNASKPSDLLQANIPAFPGAEGGGAFTYGGRGGRVIVVTNLSDSGPGSFRAACEEGGARIIVFNVAGIIKLKSPVSIRAPYVTIAGQSAPGDGICIAGESVWIDTHDVVIRYMRFRRGATDVTRRDDALGGNPIGNIMIDHVSASWGLDENMSIYRHVYKTEGAKPEKLPTVNVTIQNSIFSEALDTYNHSFGSTIGGLNSTFMRNLWASNISRSPSVGMYGDFGFVNNVIFNWWNRSADGGDNNSFFSFINNYYKPGPVTPAGQPISYRILKPESGRDKRYAHLFGRAYVVGNIVEGNEKVTKDNWAGGIQPADATNNQKLLDSIRTDKPLPMAHVTTISAKDAYTYVLNNAGATLPKRDPVDIRVVEQVRTGVVKYSDQAKPGVGGQFIKRRLPDDSYKKGIISDISQVGGYPVYKGTPYKDSDNDGMPDAWEIKNGLNPNDPSDAVKYKFKNGYTNIENYLNSLVDVKNVKP
- a CDS encoding RagB/SusD family nutrient uptake outer membrane protein, with product MKTIYRILFAGLFISSGVLSSCTKLDEYNPSTVSLETAYGEKAGFEGLINGCYTDLYFFHGKVDFIGPTEAGTDSWVNYGTSEIGLCLYDNSLTTASGTLKVIWNGLYSMINFCNTAIYYAKDVKGYATQQELNAKIAEAYFIRAYANFNLVEQFGGVVLQTKSAAISGVDTEPKRSTEKEFYDLIFSDLKFACDNLPIDQTLRGRVTRKAAYALLAKAYLQRTRLGEKDQYAKLALETAEELINNPAKYKCSLYLSDAQKSGFAKLWDGANNKNNPEFLFLQAVDATAGLNPENFNRGRTRQYYLPDLGGRGAEWGARETSILYGRSNAKYFKPSKYLLTSIFEPSETTPDTRFAQTFTYKFYANTDKVIIQSLATTYGKDASIVGKTILGTTAAYTGLFGAQQLEEEKNMANDAGLAVFTPNWTIDAATKKKMPMLVADPSDIFDAATGNYKLASSIQAPDVDLTNMFPAMKKFSSKMYDYSNQYWMGDIPIIRLGDIYLVAAEAALLYNNDQNKAAQYVNVIRKRAALTTRETAMVVLPSDMTVNYILKERGRELTGEHWRWYDLKRTGNLTKAYLQATNPVVGVNFNDNKNKVRPIPQSLLDAITNSAEFGTNGY